The genomic interval TCAAAATGTATGGATCCAAATCAAAGTATGCAAAACGGAGCACGGAGGGCACTTCTTGAATGCATACTCCGTTTGTACATATTTTGAAGTATGCATCAATGCAAGCTTCAACTGAAAGTATGCACAGAAATATGAAACAaccatgtaaaaaaataaatatatatttctccACACTCGTCCTCACAAGAACCATACTCGAGAGAACGTTGTCGAGGAATGCACGCGGAGCATGGAGCACGGcagtatgcatattgagaaacacacTGATAATGATTTCTGTAATCCGCTTGTGGTTCTGCTCAGAATCCCTGTCCAGGCCAGCAGAGGAAGGCGGAGCATCAGCCTCAGTGGTCGTCACCCCCGGGGAAGACGGGAGCTCATCGTCAGACGACGCATCAACCAGCTCTCAGCCTGACAGGGTCCTTGATGCTAAGGTGGAGAGGTAGGAACGACACACAACGGAGGAACAGGGAtggagggttgaaatatgctttgtCTTCTGAAACTTTCCCTTCTGTAGGTTAACAAAGAAACTGGAGGAGAGACGGGATCAGaaaaagaaagaggaggaggtaaAGAATACTGACACCTCCCCTACTGACACCTCGCTGGTGTCCCCTACTGACACCTCCCCTACTGACACCTCGCTGGTGTCCCCTGCTGACACCTCCCCTACTGACACCTCGCTGGTGTCCCCTACTGACACCTCGCTGGTGTCCCCTACTGACACCTCCCATACTGACACCTCGCCGGTGTCCCCTACTGACACCGCACTACTGACACCTCGCCGGTGGCCCATACTGCTCTTTTATTACTATATAATGTACATTTTAGCTAATCTAAATGTGTATACATAGTATGGATGGCCTATTGATACTTGTGTGCGCCTGTATCTATTTCTGTGTGATGATGGTCAGGGTGAAataaaggagatggagagaaggaagatAGGGAAGGAGATGCTGGACTTCAAGAGGAAAAACGAGGATGAGAAGACCAAGCGCATTATggatgagaggagcagagagaaggcagaggagaAGGCTGCCAGGGAGCGTGTCAAAGCACAGATCGCCTTGGTAAACAAATGCATCAAACTCTCACCCCTCAGCTTCAAAACCCAAAAGACTTTGAACTAAAATAATAATCCCTTGTTGGGCTTCTCTAATTAAACTTTTACTCATAACTCCCTCTAGTGGCCTGAGTGAACACTACAGGGTCTTGTGATGAAATAGACAATGTTTGTTGTGGTGGTGTGGAATGAGTATAGAGGCTGGCTGATGCAAGTTTGTCCCACAGGACCGTGCTGACAGAGCTGCCCGCTATGCCAATAaccaggaggaggtggaggcagCCCGGCTGGCAGCACTGCAGGCCAGACAAGCAGAGGCGGAAGCCAAGAAGGAGATCGTACACAGGGAGAGGAGGTATGGAGCTACTTTAGTCACAGGAGAAAATGTAGATTCActttaaacattattattatttttttacacccATGAAGTTCTATGTCACCACTAATGTAATCATAGATTAAcattaaaaaaaagttattttcctCCAGCGCCATAGCAAGAATACAGTTCCGTCTCCCAGATGGTTCTTTCTTCACCAGGCAGTTCTCCTCAGAGGCCAGACTGAATGAGGCTCGGCAGTTTGCTGTCAATGTAAGACTTTTTCCAACTCAAGTTAGACAAGTAAACATTAAGAACATGTTCATTCTCTCTGGTGGAATATGATATTAAATATCAtaattggtaaatagcccacccttcttcacctacctcatcacctacctcatccccatactgtttttatttatttacttttctgctcttttgcacaccaatatctctacctgtacatgaccatctgatcattcatcactccagtgttaatctgcaaaattgtaattatttgcctacctcatgccttttgcacacattgtatatagactcccctttgttttctactgtgttattgacttgttaattgtttactccatgtgtaactctttgttgtctgctcacactgctatgctttatcttggccaggtcgcagttgcaaatgagaacttgttctcaactagcctacctggttaaataaaggtgttctcaactagcctacctggttaaataaaggtgttctcaactagtctacctggttaaataaaggtgttctcaactagcctacctggttaaataaaggtgttctcaactagcctacctggttaaataaaggtgttctcaactagcctacctggttaaataaaggtgttctcaactagcctacctggttaaataaaggtgttctcaactagcctacctggttaaataaaggtgttctcaactagcctacctggttaaataaaggtgttctcaactagcctacctggttaaataaaggtgttctcaactagcctacctggttaaataaaggttaaataaaaataaataaaaataatgccGGCTGTCACTAAAGAGTTTGTATTTCTCCTttcaggaagtgggaaatcgcTATGGCAACTTCTCCCTGGCGACTATGTTCCCTCGCAGGGAGTTTACGGCTGACGACCTGGGTAAGACTCTACTGGAGTTGGAGCTGGCTCCCGGTGCCTCCATAGTCCTGCTGCCTGTGAGTGACTGGAAACCAAATACAACTCCCATTTTCCACTTTGTCATTTGTGAATTCACAACAAGACAGTGGAGGCAGTTAGATTTAGTCCTTGTACATgcatgtgtaaccgatgtgaaatggctagctagttagcggtggtgcgcgctaatagcgtttcaatcaggtgacgtcacttgctctgagacctgaagtagttgttccccttgctctgcaagggctgtggcttttgtggtgCGAtgagtaacgatgcttcgtgggtgtcagttgttgtgtGCAGTGGGTCCCTGGtccaagcccaggtaggggcgaggagagggacggaagctaaactGCATTGGTCTTGTTTCCCATGTTTGTTTTCGGGACTTTTTGCACTGAGTATAATGTGTTTATATTATTCCTAACTGCTTCCAGCAAACAGGACGGCCCAATAACACGGTGGTGCAGTCTGGAGGGGGTTTCTGGGCTGTGTTGGGTACCATCCTCTACCCCCTGCTGGCTGTGTGGAGGTTCCTGAGCGGCTTCCTCTTCACCAGCCCCGCCACCCCCGGAGCAGCAGGCACTAGAGGCCCAGCCCAGCAGCCCAACACTAACTCGGGCTCtggttcctcctcctcatctgctGAACCGAAGAGGTGAGGCCCCATCCAGCAGGCTCTTCGATATACACTCCTATGTTTAGGAGTAGCTGAGATTGTTGTGATGGTACATTATGGTTAGGAGTTCAGTTGACAAGATTGTAACAATGTACAATTACATTGAAATTGAATGGTTACACTCGTCGGGGGTTAATCATTATCAGGTTTCATAACAGAAACATGCATTGTTGTTGTAGCCAGAGGGCAATGAATTCTGAGAATGAATCTAGGGGTTTGATTGAATAGTGTGGTTGTGTAAGATTAGGTGTTATAAAGCCTAATTGGTTTGTTTCACATCCATTTTAACTTTTTCAGAGAAACCCTTCGCAAACGCACACTGGAGAAGCAACCAGTAGACTTCAAACGAGACGGTAAAATCCACAGGCTACGGAATCACCAGGACAGTGAGGATGAAAATAACACTTGGAACGGCAACTCTACCCAGCAGATGTAGTGCAATAACACTGTCtcccccccttccttccctcctgctaATATTAGGGCTGTTTGTTTTATGTTTCTTGTCTAAGCCTGTACTCTGCTCCTCCCCTGCATGGGTAGATGTAATCAAGTTTACCTCCTGACCGTTGGGCTTGAACAGAGAAGACCCCCTTTGTGTTGAAACAGTTACTTGATTCATTCAGCCTCTTACAGAATACAACCAGCCGGGGGGGGCCGTCAGTATCCTGACATGTCTGCTGTATGATGAAGGGCTGAGACAGGTGTTGATTGATGGCCTTGTCTAGATGAGAACTTTCGTGTTTATTTTAACATTTAACATTCAATAACCAAATAAAATGAGGCCTGTGTGTGTAGCAGTATTTAACCAAGGCGTGACCCCTTGGTATAGACTACCTCCCTCGGCAGTAGAATGTGTTTCTACTACTAGTTGAACATGGGAAACCACTGTACTGCTCTCATTTAACTATGGGAATAAAACTGTTTTCCAATAAACAATCATTTGGCTGGCTCTATAATTCTGTTAAGCTCATTAGATGATATGGTAAGGCTTGATTTGTGAATAACATCAGTGACTCAATCAGATCTTTATTGATTACAGATGTGCAAAATACAATTGATTTGAGATTCTTGCTTTCGCAGCAGTactttataatatatatatatatagcacagGATACTGATTAATTTACATCTGTCCCTAATTAAGTTATTCATTATGTGAACTCTTGTTTTAATATGGTCAAACTATTTATTTAGAAAATAAACAGTCAAatcagtgtaaaagcaggtgagctggttctactgttCATTTGCTAGTGTTTTGTGGTAGAAAACTGAGTAGGTCGAGCAATACACATCAACCCTGTTCCCCATAGACTGGCTAGAAATGTTATACAAAATgtaagcttgcattcaattgcccctccgttgcacacaacaagcttctattttcatggctgatttaagattactatagtattttatttaaccCCTTGAAATGGGGAAAACAACTTTTCTTGAACATGCATGTGCTCTTATGATcatgttaaaattaggtgaagttacacttctcaaaaggcactgaattggtggaacgacccagctAACATTGTCATGATAATTTCAAAAACAACCATTGAGGCTGTATACAACTGTATATAAGAAGTATTTTTGTTGTCTGTCTTTTCTATATATACAGTTGGAGTcttaaactcatttttcaaccactccacatttcttgttaaactatagttttggcaagacggttaggacatctacttttttcATGACACAATtgtcccaacaattgtttacagattatttcacaattccagtgggtcagaagtttacatacactaaattgactgcctttaaacagcttggaaaattcagtcatggcttaagaagcttctcataggctcatttacataatttgagtcaattggaggtgtacctgtggatgtatttcaaggcctaccttcaaactcagtgcctctttgcttgacatcacgggaaaatcagaagaaatccACCAAGACCTCcaaattgttttttgttttttagacctccacaggtctggttcatcctgaaggtaccacgttcatctgtatcaacaccatgggaccacgcagccgtcatactgctcaagttctgtctcctagaaatgaaagtacttgtgcaaatcaatcccagaacaacagcaaaggatgttgtgaagatgctggaggaaacaggtacaaaagtatctatatccacagtaaaacgaatcctatattgacataacctgaaaggctactcagcaaggaagaagccactgcttcaaaaccgccataaaagccagactacggtttgcaactgcacatggggacaaagatatttttgggagaaatgtcctcttgtttaatgaaataaaaatagaactgtttggccataatgtccatcgtcatgtttggaggaaaaagggggaggcttgcaagccgaagaacaccatcccaacccgtGAAGCATTatcttgtgggggtgctttgctgcagaagggactggtacacttcacaaaatagatgacatcatggcGAATGAAAATCATggagatatattgaagcaacatctcaagacatcagtctggaagttaaagtttggtcgcaaatgggtcttccaaatggacaatgaccccaaacatacttccgaagttgtgcAAAATGgctttagtggccatcacaaagccctgatctcaatcccatagaaagcaaggaggcctacaaacctgactcagttacaccagctctgttaggaggaatgggccaaaattcacccaacttattgtgggaagcttgtggaaggctacccgaaacgtttgacccaagttaagcaatttaaaggctatgctacagaatactaattgagtgtatgtaaacttctgaccccctgggaatgtgatgaaagaaatagaagctgaaataaataattctcaactattattctgacatttcacattcttaaaataaaggggtGATCCTAACTGTCCTAAGACACAGAAtgtttactagaattaaatgtcaggaattgtgaaaaacgtatttggctaaggtgtatgtaaactaacGACTTCAACTATAACTTATTTTAATATCTTATGTTCTCTGtactttgtcatgtatttgtacGTGTTATGTGGatgtagagtagctgctgcatgtgcacaGCTTCGACCTGGTTAAAGAGCCTCATACCTAAGAAAATATCAATACTCCACTTTAAGGCATAAAGGTCTACTTGCCTCCTAAGTAC from Oncorhynchus kisutch isolate 150728-3 linkage group LG26, Okis_V2, whole genome shotgun sequence carries:
- the LOC109870950 gene encoding UBX domain-containing protein 4-like isoform X4, with translation MLWFEGSIPAAIISAKEQSSIFVVVITGDDEVSAQMMSSWEDDGVAEVSHNCCVAIKVDAKSFFIGENGIPLEVVAGSVSAEELMKRIDKVKQMHAQQIASEGTEAGTPVEACPPAVVASEPAPAQPPSPPLELQPSHAPPAAPATSKESLSRPAEEGGASASVVVTPGEDGSSSSDDASTSSQPDRVLDAKVERLTKKLEERRDQKKKEEEEMERRKIGKEMLDFKRKNEDEKTKRIMDERSREKAEEKAARERVKAQIALDRADRAARYANNQEEVEAARLAALQARQAEAEAKKEIVHRERSAIARIQFRLPDGSFFTRQFSSEARLNEARQFAVNEVGNRYGNFSLATMFPRREFTADDLGKTLLELELAPGASIVLLPQTGRPNNTVVQSGGGFWAVLGTILYPLLAVWRFLSGFLFTSPATPGAAGTRGPAQQPNTNSGSGSSSSSAEPKRETLRKRTLEKQPVDFKRDGKIHRLRNHQDSEDENNTWNGNSTQQM
- the LOC109870950 gene encoding UBX domain-containing protein 4-like isoform X1, producing the protein MLWFEGSIPAAIISAKEQSSIFVVVITGDDEVSAQMMSSWEDDGVAEVSHNCCVAIKVDAKSETCSQFSQIYPVVCIPSSFFIGENGIPLEVVAGSVSAEELMKRIDKVKQMHAQQIASEGTEAGTPVEACPPAVVASEPAPAQPPSPPLELQPSHAPPAAPATSKESLSRPAEEGGASASVVVTPGEDGSSSSDDASTSSQPDRVLDAKVERLTKKLEERRDQKKKEEEGEIKEMERRKIGKEMLDFKRKNEDEKTKRIMDERSREKAEEKAARERVKAQIALDRADRAARYANNQEEVEAARLAALQARQAEAEAKKEIVHRERSAIARIQFRLPDGSFFTRQFSSEARLNEARQFAVNEVGNRYGNFSLATMFPRREFTADDLGKTLLELELAPGASIVLLPQTGRPNNTVVQSGGGFWAVLGTILYPLLAVWRFLSGFLFTSPATPGAAGTRGPAQQPNTNSGSGSSSSSAEPKRETLRKRTLEKQPVDFKRDGKIHRLRNHQDSEDENNTWNGNSTQQM
- the LOC109870950 gene encoding UBX domain-containing protein 4-like isoform X3 — protein: MLWFEGSIPAAIISAKEQSSIFVVVITGDDEVSAQMMSSWEDDGVAEVSHNCCVAIKVDAKSFFIGENGIPLEVVAGSVSAEELMKRIDKVKQMHAQQIASEGTEAGTPVEACPPAVVASEPAPAQPPSPPLELQPSHAPPAAPATSKESLSRPAEEGGASASVVVTPGEDGSSSSDDASTSSQPDRVLDAKVERLTKKLEERRDQKKKEEEGEIKEMERRKIGKEMLDFKRKNEDEKTKRIMDERSREKAEEKAARERVKAQIALDRADRAARYANNQEEVEAARLAALQARQAEAEAKKEIVHRERSAIARIQFRLPDGSFFTRQFSSEARLNEARQFAVNEVGNRYGNFSLATMFPRREFTADDLGKTLLELELAPGASIVLLPQTGRPNNTVVQSGGGFWAVLGTILYPLLAVWRFLSGFLFTSPATPGAAGTRGPAQQPNTNSGSGSSSSSAEPKRETLRKRTLEKQPVDFKRDGKIHRLRNHQDSEDENNTWNGNSTQQM
- the LOC109870950 gene encoding UBX domain-containing protein 4-like isoform X2 is translated as MLWFEGSIPAAIISAKEQSSIFVVVITGDDEVSAQMMSSWEDDGVAEVSHNCCVAIKVDAKSETCSQFSQIYPVVCIPSSFFIGENGIPLEVVAGSVSAEELMKRIDKVKQMHAQQIASEGTEAGTPVEACPPAVVASEPAPAQPPSPPLELQPSHAPPAAPATSKESLSRPAEEGGASASVVVTPGEDGSSSSDDASTSSQPDRVLDAKVERLTKKLEERRDQKKKEEEEMERRKIGKEMLDFKRKNEDEKTKRIMDERSREKAEEKAARERVKAQIALDRADRAARYANNQEEVEAARLAALQARQAEAEAKKEIVHRERSAIARIQFRLPDGSFFTRQFSSEARLNEARQFAVNEVGNRYGNFSLATMFPRREFTADDLGKTLLELELAPGASIVLLPQTGRPNNTVVQSGGGFWAVLGTILYPLLAVWRFLSGFLFTSPATPGAAGTRGPAQQPNTNSGSGSSSSSAEPKRETLRKRTLEKQPVDFKRDGKIHRLRNHQDSEDENNTWNGNSTQQM